tgggtcactaggtctctaattccttcaaatttccgtcgtcttcatagaacaacgtcttacaaatatcatacacacataggaagttctaaaaactcatacacttataaataatcaatatcgagtctgacctggggagctgccgtgagaggtatgcccACTATCATCCACGCCTGTCTGCTCCCTACCTACCCGGTttccattatcacccgcatctgaatcggaggggtatggacgatcaaacaaatcctggcccactggtgacccaggccaagaacaggagaaatccatagcactctccgaggtggccgggctatcaaggttctccctaataataagagctggtgcatacttgaaaatctcctcctgcgtcatcccagaagaatgctccgacgggcctgcctcatgactatcctcctcctcagaggtaagaagctccggaggggtcatcgccaaatcctccgagatatctgtatcgtagccatcctccacgggatcctctgctccagggttcggggactctggaggagtcgtagatgggtcctccgacggatccgtatcgtagctatcctccggggaatcctccgaaggatccgtctcgatcgagtaactggggccctgcctactcggccccggtgacaacctgggggccttcttggcacccccatcctcatcgtcggaagccgtcctcttcattcgtcaccaacctacaactacctgcaaggagagggtcagaaacattttcccgaataccgacacttctgctcctttggagccccgctgtagatacagcaattcgtaagggagaatcatcctaaccatacagctttaacgcacgatctaagaattcaaagaagggtaacatcctaaatgccctgtagcttcctgtttatagatgtggtgcacaacacatcgataaccaagactctactagacacggcctgtagacataccgaggactaaccgctctgataccacttttgtcacgacccaaccccgtgggccgcgactggtaccctaactgggtacccatacgtacctacccgaccgaatttcgaatcatacggatttttttttttttttttttttttttaaaacagaaattacaaaagtaggccgatacaattacggcacgcgcgtaacttacatatatatatacatatacctgaacatacagacatttacagataagccgataaggctaacatacagacgaaacccgtaacccacatatccatatacaggcctctacagacatacagaatcatatgacgggacagggccccgccgtacccagaatatacatacatacggagtacacagaagacagaaaatatataccaaaagatatgctccgagtcaaaggagctcttcgaatggcagagtcagaacctacgctggcggcgtgtcacctggcgcgtctgtacctgcgggcatgtagcgcagcccccgaagaacgggggtcagtacgaaaaatgtaccgagtatgtaaagcagaaacataacagatataaacatagtccgaaccggagtcacagaaatataacggacagaaccataaatcagacagacggacagagttatgatccagacagacatacagaatcgtgttccatacaaataaacagaattatagttcggacagacagacggaatcataatacggacggacgggcagaatcagaacccatacggacatacagagtcagaatccatacggacatacagaaatagtcgaagcacagacggacagacagtagtatgtcagacagaattatgcatgcagagtagcacagagtcatacaaaatcatacagaggcgtgtgctttataagtacagatagcacacgcatatattcatacagatcccggccctgtctgggggcgcggtaacagaacccggccctcttagtacgggacgcggtggacagacagaatcaaatcagatcatatgccatcctggccgccatccccatacacagatcatacagacatacagatcctggcccgtacgccgagggacgcggtgaacaatgcagagaaatgtgcacgataacagaacctggcccgggtcgcagtgaaagaatgcattgagacagacacgaatcgataaatgagaaaccacccacctacagactcaacatacagactcaatcaaactgaagggtgccaaacggcgagccaaaatcagaatgtccagatagtatgcatagtacgcgcctataacctagttgggaaggcacgacagattatcagaatgggatgctcagatgttcagaaagcatgttatatagatttcacaaaaatagccataatatacacaaaataataattcagaagtttttagagaaaatcggacccgaaacagaagtatttaaaatcgtaccggaagtatcgggccttatgggcccacctcggaccaacccgaggctttatacgtaaattattgctaattgacattatgaggtaacccatactccttcggaagtgttccgactccgtttggggaagttttgtacaaaatctcactttaagggcaatttgtaagaaaataggttcaattgaattgaaggaattggagcggttttccgtctcgaattccggggaacggagtcggacctaaggctcgcggccgagcctaccacatccagaacatgcctaggaacgtagagaagtgcttcacatacctcgatggcgccttatgctctcttggcgtcaatccaaatttcgcccaaaatctggaaatggtcaagtttaccatttggttagttccattctttcaatattctaactttacacataattgcctaccgaaatttcggcagcatttcctctgtatatacgacatccccgagacttagctcggctcaatttagcaacacaacaacccagaggagacatccaaacaacaacaacaaacatcaataaacactaaatcataccctatggcattattagccacctttcgacacgacgaattatctttcgtttcaaacttacatttccaaccaaaacttattattttcatagccattatccatcaaaatcattacgacatacatcggaggcatccataacatgatcacataatattcacaagatattcataaaattcacaaacattcaactttccatcaagtcactacttttccaatcccttcctaactttcaacatgcaaactcatcaacacatttttatattccaagttcattgtcataagcataatttgcctcttaacactttcattttcacttatacacaagtcataacaaagttcaataatttccttcaacaacttaataaccaatcttccataacaacataattaacatgctaacaagattcaattcaccttccaacaccaacacacaccacacggccacatgctatattttccaaatttcactagttcattccactttcatttctaatacaatttccaccacactacaactaacttacacaagaattcaaaccattaaaatcatgcaataaccctatatgcattcggccacacatccaaaaattccaacacaccaaatttccatatttttcattcattcacacacactacaacatacatacatcatttttaacacaacaaaatcatgaaatccttacctttcttcaagttcttcacttggggttgaagttgtttccttgtcaagatgcttacatcaacttgtagagaatcttgtgcttagcaataatctctcaagagttgagctctttagaccaaaggattggctccaaaaattttttctttattttctttctttctttctccaaaacccgaaatggcttctttccccttttttttgcttctctttgatttctttcttgaatattcttaaggatagggatgctatatattagcacatgggaattaattaattccatgggctttggatcaatgtacatggccggttgggccttcccacttgggcctaattttctcccttttttttttgagcccacttggctaattttgtaattttatgggacaagtttccaaaattccaatttttgcccttggccaccttttgtaattccacaccattgcattcataacctacacattcataccaagtaaggtccaattgtggccttatccatcacaagtcattttatcttaaatttttcgaatgaacaaaaatgtcggatgtaacagggcaagacggtggcagaaaagcgggctgaaagagcaccgccaccggtagtagaggatgatgagtcccagagtgcggcccaatctcagtcctcccaaacagtgcctattaccgaagagcacgtgggagcctcagccccagctccagctcctccaccgaatgctttgggccaagatgtgagagaggccatatatttgttgactcagttggttgcggcccagactcagaggccaagctcagggcaaggtgacagggctgttagtgcaagggtccgtgacttcattgctttgaaacccccggaattctttgggtcgagacgggaggaggatccccaggactttattgatggtatgctaaggacgctccggttgatacatgctttagACATTGAGTTGGTAGagctagcatcctatagattgagagatatctcgatccagtggtatacagtatggatggcttcgcggggagccaatgcacctccgccggtatggcaagaatttgtcgatgcttttctccgtcactacatacctccagaagttcggcgagctagggccgataaattcttgaatttgaggcaaggtaacatgagtgctacagagtatagtctctgctttaactccttggccaggtatgcttcggccatggtagaagatatgggcgaccgggtacatcgatttgtaaaggtcctagggccccatctgatggacaaatgcttgactgcgtcccttcaggacggtatggatattgcacgcattcaggcacatgctcaaaacttagaggaaagcctacaacagcggagaagtgaacacaaacaggataggggacatagcaagagggccagatcttcgggcccaataagtgagtccagagggggacacaggcaacagttccctagacattcgggctattctatgaccagtgcacctccacgattttcaggccagggccttgatagatctactcatcccgggccgagtcagagttattcggggtcccagtttagaggtcattcaggccagtcaaggccacttataccacgatgttcccagtgtgggaagtcgcattggggtcaatgccgattgggttcagatgtttgctattcatgtggtcgaccgggccatattaggCGTGATTGctcctcagtgcatggtagaggtaggacccagccatcagggttggtagccggatcttcggcatctgtacgccctacggggccaggttcatatgcgccagtcagccatggtagaggtagaggcagagctcccagtactagcggtcctcagcaccatatttatgctttggctggacgccaagatcttgagtcttctcctgatgtggtcacaggtacattatcagtattttctcattatgtatatgctttgattgatccgggctccacattatcatatgttactccatatattgcgggtcgatttataattgagccagaGTCTATCAagctttttgaggtgtctacacccgtgggtgaatcggtaatagctagccgagtatataggaattgtgtgattgtgatttgtgatcgtcgtaccatgattgatttgcatgagctagagatggtagattttgatgtcattatgggcatggattggttggtttcTTGTTATTCCAATGTTGATTGTtgaatgaagatggttcatttccaatttccgggagaacaagtcttagaatggaaaggaaattcgggatcaccaaaaggtaggtttatttcctatctaaaggcaacgaagatgatcacgaaagggtgcatttatcacctagtgcgagttcaagatgtagaagctgagtcaccgactcttcagtcagttccggtagtgaacgaatttccggatgtgttcccggaagagcttccaggccttcctcccgagcgagagatcgatttttccgattgatgtgttgccagacactaatcccatatctattcctccctataggatggcacccgcagagttgaaagagttgaaggagcaattgaaagacttgcttgaaaaagtaTTCATTagtcctagttcatccccgtggggagcacccgtattgttcgtctgaaagaaggatggctccttgagaatgtgcattgattatcggcaattgaataaagtgacgattaaaaacaggtatcctcttccaaggatcgatgatttatttgatcaattgcaaggtgccaaatggttttcaaagattgatttgaggttcgggtaccaccaagtaagagttagggagaaagatatccctaagacagctttcagaacaagatatggccacttcgagttccgagtaatatcgtttgggttaactaatacACCGGGAGCGTTTATGGGCTTAAttaataatgtattcagaccttttctggatctattcgtgactgtattcatcgatgacatcctagtgtattctagatctgaggcagaacatgcggatcacttgcgtattgtccttggagttcttcgaactcgagagttattcgcgaagttttccaaatgggagttttggttgaactcagtggcatttctgggccacattgttgcagctgacggtattcgagtggatagccaaacgattgaggcagtgaagacttggccaaggcccacgacccctacggaggttcgtagctttttgggcttagcaggttattacagaagatttgttaagggtttctcttctatttctacaccgcttacaaagttgactcagaagtcagctaagtttcaatggacagatgcttgcgagcgtggtttccaagagttgaaagaccgattgacttcagccccagtcttgacacttccatagggattggaaggatatgttatttattgtgatgcttcaggcatcgggctaggttgtgtattgatgcaaaatggtaaggtgattgcgtatgcttctagacaattacggaaacatgagcagaattatcctacccatgacttagaattggccgcggtggtccatgctttaaagatatggagacattacttatatggtgtccacgtggatatttatacagatcataagagtctccagtacatcttcaagcagaaagaggtgaatttgcggcaacgacgatggctagagttgctaaaagactatgatgttgaaatcctgtaccaccccgggaaggcaaatgttgtggctgatgctcttagccgtaggtcgataggaagtctaagtgatgtacgaccagaaaagaaagagatggcccgcgatcttcagcagttagctagcctaggagtccgagtggtggactcaggtagcagcggagctactattcagaattcagcagtttcatcgctagtagcggaagtaaaagagcgacaataggaggatcccatgctaatgcagtacagagatacactccctcagaaggaggaggagtcatttgatatttcggaagacggagttctcccatgttgaggcaggttatgtgttcccgatgtggtaggtctacgtcaccaaatattgagggaagctcattgttccctttactccgttcaccccagagcgacgaaaatgtatcatgatcttaagtctatgtattggtggaatgggatgaagaaagacgtagcggaatttgtagctcaatgtcctaattgccaacaagtgaagatcgagcaccaaaagccgggtggcatattgcaagctatagaaatgagaagtctaagaaatatgggaagttgcagaatttcaactgcccagtggttgtatattgcaaaatacggaccgtaaagtgcaatacggtccgtaaactggcagtcgtaaactgccatgcaaggtttcaactctctgccagccgaggaaatggttaaatacgacctggtggacggaccgtaaagtgatttacggcccgtaaaccaccatgcatgcagctttaagtttctggttctgcttaagcttaaagacgaccaggagggacggtccgtaaactgaaatacagaccgtaaacctccatggacgaccactgttcacgccgcacagatttttcaattcattaaatgtgaggatcaagacttgtcttatttcattacaacattacaccacttctctctaaaacttctctctacatttattgtatgagttttcaaggattataagccatcaataactttaggacaagtgaatcaaggataagggaatcatcaaggatcatccaagtcaagaaatccaaatggagaaaaactagggttttgctcaaagaggagtattatcaaccaaagcttgttcctacaacttctaaggttagattcatgatttttacatgatgtttaaggtattggagaattaaagtacatggattgtagaaaatatggtcaactaggtcatgaatgatgaatagtgacattttgagaaatagttggaattgagttatgaatgttgttgtgttgtgatatgaatgtgttataaatagtattaagatcatgaactagacactttagacgaatggacgaagttgggtgttatgaccatgaatgtgggtgaattagaggcaaattgaggaatctagataatgtggataatgtgaatgactaatggccattgttatgatattaatgaaggtataaacgctagcattggaaggaaacgtgcaagtgtataatagttcaacgaaaaggtatgtaaggctaacccttctttcataaggaatggttatttggccaaactcttaaatactctatatgagtatgttatcttcaaatgattgatattccgagctcataagctcacgatccttaacatgtaccacaattgtactacgcccctcatatgacgagtaagcctaagatatggatgtagcaacaatgacgatgatagtgatgacgatgataataataacgatgctaaaggtgcctacgggctattatattcacatgtgcctatgaagggctataatgacaccccgagcttataatgccgggtagaa
The nucleotide sequence above comes from Lycium barbarum isolate Lr01 chromosome 3, ASM1917538v2, whole genome shotgun sequence. Encoded proteins:
- the LOC132633940 gene encoding uncharacterized protein LOC132633940; this translates as MKRTASDDEDGGAKKAPRLSPGPSRQGPSYSIETDPSEDSPEDSYDTDPSEDPSTTPPESPNPGAEDPVEDGYDTDISEDLAMTPPELLTSEEEDSHEAGPSEHSSGMTQEEIFKYAPALIIRENLDSPATSESAMDFSCSWPGSPVGQDLFDRPYPSDSDAGDNGNRVGREQTGVDDSGHTSHGSSPGTDAPGDTPPA